A section of the Salvelinus sp. IW2-2015 linkage group LG7, ASM291031v2, whole genome shotgun sequence genome encodes:
- the LOC111966264 gene encoding serine/threonine-protein kinase Sgk2 isoform X1 gives MANCNPLRSPSSTLIEVNLGPSANPHAKPTDFDFLAVIGKGTYGKVLLAKLKADNKFYAVKVLQKKVILKKKEQKNIMAERNVLLKSLKHPFLVGLHYSFQTPEKLYFVLDYVNGGEIFFHLQRERCFLEPRARFYAAEVASAIGYLHSLNIVYRDLKPENILLDSQGHVVLTDFGLCKEGVEPETTTSTFCGTPEYLAPEILRKEPYDRTVDWWCLGAVLYEMIYSLPPFYSRDMSELYDGILHKPLPLPPGKSDAVCSLLQSLLQKDQHCRLGAIDDFLEIKNHVFFSPINWDDLYHKRITPPYYPNVKGPADTQHIDPEFTREMVPNSVGRTPELNASTSSNNAFNGFSYVCGEEDSFL, from the exons ATGGCGAATTGTAATCCA CTTAGATCACCGTCCTCCACCCTCATTGAGGTCAACCTGGGACCCTCGGCAAAcccaca TGCCAAGCCCACTGACTTTGACTTCTTGGCTGTTATTGGAAAAGGGACCTATGGGAAG GTCCTGCTCGCCAAGCTCAAAGCTGACAACAAATTCTATGCGGTCAAAGTTTTACAGAAGAAAGTCATCCTGAAGAAAAAGGAG CAAAAGAACATAATGGCAGAGAGAAACGTGCTGCTGAAGAGCCTGAAGCACCCTTTCCTGGTGGGCCTCCACTACTCCTTCCAGACCCCAGAGAAGCTCTACTTTGTCCTGGACTATGTCAACGGGGGAGAG ATCTTCTTCCACCTGCAGAGGGAGCGGTGCTTCTTGGAGCCGAGGGCTCGGTTCTATGCTGCTGAGGTTGCCAGTGCCATCGGCTACCTTCACTCCCTCAACATCGTTTACAG AGATCTGAAGCCAGAGAATATTCTCTTAGACTCTCAG GGCCACGTGGTGCTTACGGACTTTGGGCTGTGTAAAGAGGGAGTGGAGCCGGAGACCACCACGTCCACTTTCTGTGGAACCCCTGAG tattTGGCCCCTGAGATTCTGCGTAAGGAGCCCTATGACCGCACTGTGGACTGGTGGTGTCTGGGAGCTGTGCTCTATGAGATGATCTATAGTCTT CCTCCTTTTTACAGCCGGGACATGTCTGAGCTGTATGATGGTATCCTGCACAAGCCTCTGCCTCTGCCCCCAGGGAAGTCAGACGCTGTCTGTAGTCTGCTCCAGAGCCTCCTGCAGAAGGACCAGCACTGCAGGCTGGGAGCCATCGACGACTTT TTAGAAATCAAGAACCATGTGTTCTTCTCCCCGATTAACTGGGATGACCTGTACCACAAGCGGATCACTCCTCCATACTACCCCAATGTG aaaGGGCCAGCGGACACCCAGCACATAGACCCAGAGTTCACCAGAGAGATGGTGCCTAACTCGGTGGGCCGCACCCCTGAGCTGAACGCCAGCACCAGCAGCAACAACGCCTTCAATGGCTTCTCCTACGTCTGTGGTGAAGAAGACAGCTTCCTCTAA
- the LOC111966264 gene encoding serine/threonine-protein kinase Sgk2 isoform X2 has protein sequence MANCNPLRSPSSTLIEVNLGPSANPHAKPTDFDFLAVIGKGTYGKVLLAKLKADNKFYAVKVLQKKVILKKKEIFFHLQRERCFLEPRARFYAAEVASAIGYLHSLNIVYRDLKPENILLDSQGHVVLTDFGLCKEGVEPETTTSTFCGTPEYLAPEILRKEPYDRTVDWWCLGAVLYEMIYSLPPFYSRDMSELYDGILHKPLPLPPGKSDAVCSLLQSLLQKDQHCRLGAIDDFLEIKNHVFFSPINWDDLYHKRITPPYYPNVKGPADTQHIDPEFTREMVPNSVGRTPELNASTSSNNAFNGFSYVCGEEDSFL, from the exons ATGGCGAATTGTAATCCA CTTAGATCACCGTCCTCCACCCTCATTGAGGTCAACCTGGGACCCTCGGCAAAcccaca TGCCAAGCCCACTGACTTTGACTTCTTGGCTGTTATTGGAAAAGGGACCTATGGGAAG GTCCTGCTCGCCAAGCTCAAAGCTGACAACAAATTCTATGCGGTCAAAGTTTTACAGAAGAAAGTCATCCTGAAGAAAAAGGAG ATCTTCTTCCACCTGCAGAGGGAGCGGTGCTTCTTGGAGCCGAGGGCTCGGTTCTATGCTGCTGAGGTTGCCAGTGCCATCGGCTACCTTCACTCCCTCAACATCGTTTACAG AGATCTGAAGCCAGAGAATATTCTCTTAGACTCTCAG GGCCACGTGGTGCTTACGGACTTTGGGCTGTGTAAAGAGGGAGTGGAGCCGGAGACCACCACGTCCACTTTCTGTGGAACCCCTGAG tattTGGCCCCTGAGATTCTGCGTAAGGAGCCCTATGACCGCACTGTGGACTGGTGGTGTCTGGGAGCTGTGCTCTATGAGATGATCTATAGTCTT CCTCCTTTTTACAGCCGGGACATGTCTGAGCTGTATGATGGTATCCTGCACAAGCCTCTGCCTCTGCCCCCAGGGAAGTCAGACGCTGTCTGTAGTCTGCTCCAGAGCCTCCTGCAGAAGGACCAGCACTGCAGGCTGGGAGCCATCGACGACTTT TTAGAAATCAAGAACCATGTGTTCTTCTCCCCGATTAACTGGGATGACCTGTACCACAAGCGGATCACTCCTCCATACTACCCCAATGTG aaaGGGCCAGCGGACACCCAGCACATAGACCCAGAGTTCACCAGAGAGATGGTGCCTAACTCGGTGGGCCGCACCCCTGAGCTGAACGCCAGCACCAGCAGCAACAACGCCTTCAATGGCTTCTCCTACGTCTGTGGTGAAGAAGACAGCTTCCTCTAA